One genomic region from Diabrotica undecimpunctata isolate CICGRU chromosome 9, icDiaUnde3, whole genome shotgun sequence encodes:
- the LOC140451551 gene encoding uncharacterized protein: MANVPCQLVIVSEDPINLPITDAFVIVKQLFMYGVKDVSLKGDRIFVHLTYSPNNKTLKKKFGYLPLRYMRVKVENDKEFQVLENICKKYRFNLLDDEVEEFEKYQQQRQLVGTKRPYLPPPLPHFGHSSKYSNPTNSTSPPAKSNDDDDDDPQPSPTKKRKVTTKTTTTQNQDIVDLEELNMEDFLSQK, translated from the exons ATGGCCAATGTACCATGCCAGTTGGTTATTGTATCTGAGGATCCAATTAACCTACCAATAACGGACGCCTTTGTAATTGTGAAGCAGTTATTTAT GTATGGCGTAAAGGACGTTTCCCTTAAGGGAGACAGAATATTTGTCCATCTTACATACTCGCCGaataacaaaacattaaaaaaaaaatttggataCCTTCCATTAAGATACATGAGAGTTAAAGTGGAAAATGATAAAGAGTTCCAGGTGCTGGAAAATATATGTAAGAAATACCGTTTTAACCTCCTAGATGATGAGGTGGAGGAGTTTGAAAAGTACCAACAACAAAGACAGTTGGTGGGGACAAAAAGGCCATATCTTCCTCCCCCTCTCCCTCATTTTGGCCACTCGTCTAAGTATTCAAATCCAACAAATTCAACTTCTCCACCTGCCAAATCAAATGACGACGACGACGACGATCCTCAGCCATCCCCAACAAAAAAAAGAAAGGTGACGACGAAGACGACAACGACGCAAAACCAAGATATAGTGGATCTGGAAGAGCTGAACATGGAAGATTTTCTTAGTCAGAAATAG